From Candidatus Caldatribacterium sp., one genomic window encodes:
- a CDS encoding substrate-binding domain-containing protein — translation MKRNHLVVLGVVAFLVVGSLFASVALAQEESPFKDITIRFFCGGPPGGPFASVVYRGAQLAEKLMGCKVEYVWSNWDPETMVRQFKEAVAAKPDGIAVMGHPGDDALLPLIDQAFAQGIIVTSQNTTLPKAEEKYRSRGFGYVGQELYDSGRLLGKGCLERFDLKPGDRAMVWGLLSQPTRGLRTKGVIDALEEAGLVVDYLEISPEVNADAPLGAPVFAGYVSSHPDVKLVVTDHGALTATMETYFKAAGKGPDDMYGAGFDLSPATLEAMRKGYVDLIHDQQQFLQGFLPIVQLCLSIKYKFAGLHIDTGSGLVDKSNVEEIAPLVERGIR, via the coding sequence GTGAAGCGGAATCACCTTGTGGTGTTGGGGGTTGTGGCATTCCTGGTGGTGGGGAGTCTCTTCGCGTCCGTAGCTTTGGCTCAAGAGGAGAGTCCTTTCAAGGACATTACCATTCGCTTCTTCTGTGGTGGGCCTCCAGGTGGTCCCTTTGCAAGTGTCGTCTACCGAGGTGCCCAGCTTGCTGAGAAGCTCATGGGTTGCAAGGTGGAGTACGTTTGGTCCAACTGGGATCCGGAAACGATGGTGCGTCAGTTCAAAGAAGCCGTTGCGGCAAAGCCTGATGGCATTGCAGTCATGGGCCATCCAGGAGATGATGCTCTGCTCCCGCTTATTGACCAGGCTTTCGCTCAGGGTATCATTGTAACCTCTCAGAACACCACCCTTCCCAAGGCGGAAGAAAAGTACAGATCCCGGGGATTTGGCTATGTCGGCCAGGAGCTCTACGACTCTGGGCGTCTCCTTGGGAAAGGGTGTCTTGAACGATTCGATCTGAAGCCTGGAGACCGTGCCATGGTTTGGGGACTCCTCTCGCAGCCGACACGAGGCCTTCGAACCAAGGGTGTCATCGATGCGTTGGAGGAAGCTGGGCTTGTGGTTGACTATCTTGAGATTTCTCCTGAGGTGAACGCCGACGCTCCTCTTGGTGCTCCGGTATTTGCAGGATACGTTTCCTCTCACCCCGATGTAAAGCTTGTGGTAACGGATCATGGTGCGCTCACTGCTACTATGGAGACGTACTTCAAAGCGGCGGGCAAGGGACCTGATGACATGTACGGTGCTGGCTTTGACCTTTCTCCAGCCACCCTTGAGGCAATGCGTAAAGGGTACGTCGACCTCATTCATGACCAGCAGCAATTCCTGCAAGGATTCCTGCCCATTGTACAGCTCTGTCTGAGTATCAAGTACAAGTTTGCCGGTCTCCACATCGATACTGGTTCCGGCCTTGTGGACAAGAGCAACGTTGAGGAGATTGCTCCACTTGTTGAACGGGGGATTCGGTGA